The Phenylobacterium koreense genome window below encodes:
- a CDS encoding nitric-oxide reductase large subunit yields MNMRRLWFVLALVMAVSFTVLGLMGREIYRQAPPIPARVVDPSGVVLMTREDIQTGQLAWQSMGGQQNGSIWGHGGYVAPDWSADQLHREATILLDLWAQRDHGVAYAALNPEAQAALKARLTREMRTNTYDPRTETITISADRAAALKQVKAHYVSLYSDSAELEKLREQYAIKNNAVPDPARREVIADYYWWTAWATGTNRPGDTVSYTSNWPHEPLIGNTPTSANLVWSVASVLILIFGVGSLVFWHARVKEEDHLRPPTKDPLSGFKPTPSMKATGKYFLTVIGLFLLQVGLGALTAHYAVEGHEFYGVQISDLIPYAVTRTWHTQLAVFWIATAWLATGLYVAPLISGHEPRFQRLGVNVLWGALVFVVLGSMAGEWLGVQQFFDLDMNWWFGHQGWEYVDLGRFWQTLLFVGLMLWLLLVGRALWPALRRPSESKPVLAILFMSAIAIGLFYGAGFMWGKHTHVSMVEYWRWWIVHLWVEGFFEVFATSVISLLLVNLGLVRAKSANLAVLFGTIVFMVGGVLGTAHHWYFSGTPVSVIAIGAVISALEVVPLALVGAEAYENWRHTKEAPWVATYRWPILFFVAVAFWNLLGAGVFGFMINPPISLYFIQGLNTTATHGHAALFGVYGMLGIGLLLFCFRGLARREAWSDKLLAWTFWLLNGGLAMMVFMSLLPTGVVQALASIEHGYWYARSPEVIHSPLVETLVWMRVPGDIVFSFGAFTLAIFAARLVLGGKRRATAEAPLPVAAE; encoded by the coding sequence ATGAACATGCGAAGACTTTGGTTCGTCCTCGCCCTCGTCATGGCGGTGTCGTTCACCGTTCTTGGGCTGATGGGGCGAGAAATCTACCGGCAAGCGCCGCCCATACCAGCCCGTGTCGTCGATCCGTCCGGCGTCGTCCTGATGACGCGTGAGGACATCCAGACCGGCCAACTGGCATGGCAGTCCATGGGCGGCCAACAGAACGGCTCCATCTGGGGCCATGGCGGCTATGTCGCGCCCGACTGGTCCGCCGACCAGCTTCACCGGGAGGCCACGATCCTCCTGGATCTCTGGGCCCAACGGGACCATGGCGTCGCCTATGCCGCGCTGAACCCGGAAGCGCAGGCCGCGCTGAAGGCGCGCCTGACGCGAGAGATGCGCACCAACACCTACGACCCGCGCACCGAGACGATCACGATCTCGGCCGATCGGGCGGCGGCGCTGAAGCAGGTCAAGGCGCACTACGTTTCGCTGTACAGCGATAGCGCCGAGCTGGAGAAGCTGCGCGAGCAGTACGCTATCAAGAACAACGCTGTGCCTGACCCGGCGCGCCGCGAGGTGATCGCCGATTACTACTGGTGGACCGCCTGGGCGACCGGCACGAACCGGCCCGGAGACACGGTCAGCTACACTTCGAACTGGCCGCATGAGCCGCTGATCGGCAATACGCCGACCTCCGCGAACCTTGTCTGGTCCGTGGCCTCGGTCCTGATCCTGATCTTCGGGGTCGGCTCCCTGGTGTTCTGGCACGCCCGCGTCAAGGAGGAGGATCACCTCCGCCCGCCGACCAAGGATCCCCTGTCAGGCTTCAAGCCCACGCCCTCGATGAAGGCCACGGGCAAGTACTTCCTGACGGTGATCGGCCTCTTCCTGCTCCAGGTCGGGCTTGGCGCCCTCACCGCGCATTACGCCGTCGAGGGTCACGAATTCTACGGCGTGCAGATTTCCGATCTCATTCCGTACGCGGTGACCCGCACCTGGCATACGCAGCTCGCGGTGTTCTGGATCGCCACGGCCTGGCTCGCCACGGGCCTCTACGTCGCGCCGCTGATCTCGGGTCACGAGCCGCGTTTCCAGCGTCTGGGCGTGAACGTCCTTTGGGGCGCGCTGGTGTTCGTCGTCCTGGGCTCCATGGCCGGCGAGTGGCTTGGCGTCCAGCAGTTCTTCGACCTCGACATGAACTGGTGGTTCGGCCACCAGGGCTGGGAGTACGTCGATCTCGGCCGCTTCTGGCAGACCCTGCTCTTCGTCGGCCTGATGCTGTGGCTGCTGCTTGTCGGCCGCGCCCTCTGGCCCGCTTTGCGGCGCCCATCGGAGAGCAAGCCCGTCCTGGCCATCCTCTTCATGTCAGCCATCGCGATCGGCCTGTTCTACGGAGCCGGCTTCATGTGGGGCAAGCATACTCACGTGAGCATGGTGGAATACTGGCGTTGGTGGATCGTTCACCTGTGGGTGGAAGGCTTCTTCGAAGTCTTCGCGACCTCGGTGATCAGCCTCCTGCTGGTGAATCTCGGCCTGGTGCGCGCCAAGAGCGCCAACCTCGCCGTGCTGTTCGGGACCATCGTCTTCATGGTCGGCGGCGTCCTGGGCACCGCCCACCACTGGTACTTCTCCGGCACCCCAGTGTCGGTGATCGCCATCGGCGCGGTGATTTCGGCCCTGGAGGTCGTGCCGCTCGCCCTGGTCGGCGCCGAGGCCTACGAGAACTGGCGCCACACCAAAGAAGCGCCCTGGGTGGCCACCTATCGCTGGCCGATCCTGTTCTTCGTGGCCGTGGCCTTCTGGAACCTGCTGGGGGCCGGCGTCTTCGGGTTCATGATCAACCCGCCCATCAGCCTCTACTTCATCCAAGGGCTGAACACGACGGCCACCCACGGGCACGCCGCCCTGTTCGGGGTCTACGGAATGCTGGGCATCGGCCTGTTGCTGTTCTGCTTCCGCGGCCTCGCCCGCAGGGAGGCGTGGAGCGACAAGCTGCTGGCCTGGACGTTCTGGCTGCTCAACGGAGGCCTGGCCATGATGGTGTTCATGTCGCTGCTTCCCACCGGGGTGGTGCAGGCGCTGGCGAGCATCGAGCACGGCTACTGGTACGCCCGGTCGCCCGAAGTCATCCACTCGCCGCTGGTGGAGACCCTGGTCTGGATGCGCGTCCCCGGAGACATCGTCTTCAGCTTCGGAGCCTTCACCCTGGCGATCTTCGCTGCGCGCCTGGTGCTCGGCGGCAAGCGCCGGGCGACCGCGGAGGCCCCGCTGCCGGTTGCGGCAGAGTAG
- a CDS encoding NifU family protein encodes MLILFERTPNPDALKFLPQMRLIDGRGWNFTRESEDVGASPLAQALFGLDSVAGVYVGEDFVTVTRTPDGEAWTTLRIQILAAIADVLGDGQPAVRTSELTAATVAASQIEAEIQDVLAHYVRPGVARDGGDIVFDRFDPTSRVLWVRMEGACGGCPSSRRTLKDAVEQIVRRYVPEVTAVAEAAAVGESRAPAWKRWLSSGNAATKPSRTVFRHNGRAIRD; translated from the coding sequence ATGCTGATCCTCTTCGAACGCACGCCCAATCCCGACGCGCTGAAGTTCCTGCCGCAGATGCGGCTGATCGACGGGCGCGGCTGGAACTTCACGCGGGAGAGCGAGGACGTCGGGGCCTCGCCTCTCGCCCAGGCGCTGTTTGGCCTGGACAGCGTGGCGGGCGTGTATGTGGGCGAGGATTTCGTCACCGTCACCAGGACGCCGGACGGCGAGGCCTGGACCACGCTGCGCATCCAGATCCTGGCGGCGATCGCCGATGTGCTCGGCGATGGTCAGCCTGCGGTGCGGACTTCGGAACTCACGGCCGCCACCGTCGCCGCAAGTCAGATCGAAGCCGAGATCCAGGACGTGCTGGCGCACTATGTCCGCCCCGGCGTGGCCCGCGACGGAGGCGACATCGTCTTCGATCGGTTCGATCCGACCAGCAGGGTGCTCTGGGTCCGGATGGAAGGCGCCTGCGGCGGTTGCCCATCTTCGCGGCGCACCCTGAAAGACGCGGTGGAGCAGATCGTACGCCGCTATGTCCCTGAGGTGACGGCCGTGGCGGAGGCCGCGGCGGTCGGCGAAAGCCGCGCGCCGGCCTGGAAGCGCTGGCTCAGCAGCGGGAACGCGGCGACCAAGCCTTCGCGCACAGTCTTTCGTCACAACGGGCGAGCCATCCGGGATTGA
- a CDS encoding alpha/beta fold hydrolase, producing MRLLITIAVSMLSAAPAAASIRDEAAGPGQLVRLPGGRHLNFRCSGHGTPTILLEGGYGATSLAWGGVRRHLDASYRVCAYDRAGAGFSDPGPLPRDGASIAYDLDRGLRTAKIRGPFVLVGHSAGALYMRLFYNRRPQDVVGMALIDPSIEHQDQRFAAMFGPGAGGIASIRDQAARCAAAAEQKELPSTDPKLARCVPKPRANQSEAAYAAQKASNLSAASWQAKVSELDTLFAATSEQIEAGPQSYGDLPLLVLTAGQTYESSSEEAQTAARNLWWGLHRELARRSTRGESRRIAEASHMMITEEPELVAQAVSEVARRAKEAK from the coding sequence ATGCGGTTGCTAATCACCATCGCCGTCTCGATGCTGTCCGCCGCGCCTGCGGCCGCGAGCATTCGGGACGAGGCGGCAGGCCCTGGGCAGTTGGTGCGGCTGCCGGGCGGACGTCACCTCAACTTCCGATGCTCCGGCCACGGAACGCCGACCATCCTCCTCGAAGGCGGCTATGGCGCGACCTCCCTGGCCTGGGGCGGCGTTCGCCGTCACCTCGACGCCTCCTATCGGGTCTGCGCCTACGACCGCGCCGGCGCGGGCTTCTCCGATCCCGGCCCCCTGCCCCGCGACGGCGCCTCGATCGCATACGATCTCGACCGCGGCCTGCGGACGGCCAAGATCCGCGGGCCATTCGTCCTGGTGGGACACTCCGCCGGCGCCCTCTACATGCGGCTCTTCTACAATCGCCGACCTCAGGACGTGGTCGGCATGGCGTTGATCGACCCTTCGATCGAGCATCAGGACCAGCGCTTCGCGGCCATGTTCGGTCCGGGCGCGGGCGGCATCGCCTCGATCCGCGATCAGGCCGCAAGATGCGCGGCGGCGGCCGAGCAGAAGGAACTGCCCTCGACCGATCCCAAGCTTGCCCGCTGCGTCCCCAAGCCCAGGGCCAATCAGTCCGAGGCCGCATACGCCGCGCAGAAGGCCAGCAACCTCAGCGCCGCCAGTTGGCAGGCCAAGGTCTCGGAGCTCGACACCCTGTTCGCGGCCACCTCGGAGCAGATCGAAGCGGGGCCGCAGAGCTACGGCGACCTGCCCCTGCTCGTGCTCACCGCCGGCCAGACCTACGAAAGCTCGTCCGAAGAGGCCCAGACGGCCGCGCGGAACCTGTGGTGGGGGCTGCACCGGGAACTTGCCCGGCGCTCGACCCGAGGCGAGAGCCGGCGCATCGCCGAGGCTTCGCACATGATGATCACGGAAGAACCGGAGTTGGTCGCCCAGGCGGTGTCGGAAGTCGCTCGCCGCGCCAAGGAGGCGAAATGA
- the hfsE gene encoding polysaccharide biosynthesis protein HfsE, with translation MTSNVAHERRGRRRTDAEPAVAAGWAEPGRDRRGPLRPEKLTPTRLRISGRLLTRFFQAGDGLALVLGGLIASALTHGADVLLIYGGAALATFASLRLFDCYKFGRREDLAMHLMRVTVAFAVAVAMCFAVLTHFVGVIKLAASLGVWTPLAFLCVAAAHGLWWVNVKRWRANGRLTPNLVIVGATGAAERLIAAILETREANVLGVFDDRAERGPEALHRVPLLGGTDKLLAHRIMPFVDRIVITVPPEARERINALLERLKVLPNEITLLLDREGEAPEAEAIDRIANIPLTRISGAEINQGKALTKRAQDLIVGSIALVLTAPIMLMVALAVKLDSPGPIFFRQRRHGFNNEEIVVWKFRSMRNEAADAKAARQISADDDRVTRVGKFIRKTSLDELPQLINVLAGEMSLVGPRPHAIGMKTGDVESSRLIAEYAHRHRMKPGMTGWAAINGSRGAVDTPELVRQRVALDIEYIERQSFWLDLYIMFMTVPCLLGDSETVR, from the coding sequence TTGACGTCGAACGTCGCGCATGAGCGCCGTGGCCGGCGACGGACCGACGCGGAACCCGCCGTCGCCGCAGGTTGGGCCGAGCCTGGACGGGACCGCCGCGGCCCGCTTCGCCCCGAAAAGCTGACGCCGACCCGCCTGCGGATATCGGGCCGGCTGCTGACCCGCTTTTTCCAGGCCGGCGACGGCCTGGCGCTGGTGCTCGGAGGCCTGATCGCCTCCGCGCTCACCCATGGCGCCGACGTCCTGCTGATCTATGGCGGCGCCGCCCTCGCTACCTTCGCCAGCCTGCGCCTCTTCGACTGCTACAAGTTCGGGCGGCGGGAAGATCTCGCCATGCACCTGATGCGGGTCACGGTCGCCTTCGCCGTGGCGGTGGCCATGTGCTTCGCCGTGCTGACCCACTTCGTCGGCGTCATCAAGCTGGCCGCCTCGCTGGGCGTCTGGACGCCGCTCGCATTCCTCTGCGTCGCCGCCGCTCATGGGCTCTGGTGGGTGAACGTCAAGCGCTGGCGGGCCAATGGACGGCTGACGCCCAACCTGGTCATCGTCGGCGCCACTGGCGCCGCTGAGCGTCTGATCGCCGCCATTCTAGAAACCCGCGAGGCGAACGTGCTCGGGGTCTTCGACGACCGGGCCGAACGCGGGCCGGAGGCCCTGCATCGCGTGCCGTTGCTGGGTGGGACGGACAAGCTGCTGGCCCACCGGATCATGCCGTTCGTCGACCGCATCGTCATCACGGTGCCGCCGGAGGCCCGCGAGCGGATCAACGCCCTGCTCGAGCGGCTCAAGGTCCTCCCCAACGAGATCACCCTGCTGCTCGACCGTGAGGGCGAAGCGCCGGAAGCCGAGGCCATCGACCGGATCGCCAACATCCCGCTGACCCGGATTTCAGGCGCGGAGATCAACCAGGGCAAGGCCCTGACCAAGCGCGCCCAGGATCTGATCGTCGGCTCGATCGCTCTCGTCCTGACGGCGCCCATCATGTTGATGGTGGCGCTGGCGGTGAAACTTGACAGTCCTGGCCCGATTTTCTTCCGCCAGCGCCGGCACGGCTTCAACAACGAGGAGATCGTGGTCTGGAAATTCCGCTCGATGCGGAACGAAGCGGCCGACGCCAAGGCCGCGCGGCAGATCAGCGCCGACGACGACCGCGTGACCCGGGTCGGCAAGTTCATCCGCAAGACCAGCCTCGACGAGTTGCCGCAGCTCATCAACGTCCTGGCCGGAGAGATGTCGCTGGTGGGGCCGCGACCGCACGCCATCGGCATGAAGACCGGCGACGTCGAGAGCTCGCGATTGATCGCCGAATACGCCCACCGCCATCGCATGAAGCCCGGCATGACCGGCTGGGCCGCGATCAACGGCTCGCGCGGCGCGGTCGACACGCCCGAACTGGTGCGCCAGCGCGTGGCGCTGGACATCGAGTACATCGAGCGCCAGTCGTTCTGGCTCGACCTCTACATCATGTTCATGACCGTCCCCTGCCTGCTGGGGGACTCCGAGACGGTCCGCTAA
- a CDS encoding sel1 repeat family protein has product MIDMLTGVEHQGLPLPSANASGDELFQMGLLYSTGQGGAPLDYVSAHMLFNLAAMRGSVEAKVYRKELSQEMATEDVAEAQRQAREWLAHG; this is encoded by the coding sequence ATGATCGACATGCTTACGGGCGTGGAACACCAAGGTCTGCCGCTGCCGAGCGCGAACGCTTCGGGCGACGAACTCTTTCAGATGGGGCTGCTCTATTCTACGGGGCAGGGCGGGGCGCCGCTCGATTATGTGTCGGCGCACATGCTCTTCAATCTCGCGGCCATGCGCGGCTCGGTCGAGGCGAAGGTCTACCGCAAGGAGCTGAGCCAGGAGATGGCGACGGAAGATGTCGCCGAAGCCCAGCGCCAGGCGCGTGAATGGCTCGCGCACGGCTGA
- a CDS encoding glutathione S-transferase N-terminal domain-containing protein: MTAPIELYFWPTPNGFKLTIALEEMGLPYTVIPVNIGAGDQFKPEFLAISPNNRMPAIVDPEGPDGQPISIFESAAILQYLGRKSGKFYGANERERAEVESWLMWQMGGLGPMAGQTHHFRQYAPAMISDQRQIAYGAIRYTNETNRLYGVLNKRLADREYVAGDYSIADMASWPWVTPWRLQGINIEEFPHLKAWYDRIAAREAVQRSAQVGKDLTSRNLGGSSADAAAARNVLFGQRAR; encoded by the coding sequence ATGACCGCGCCGATCGAACTTTACTTCTGGCCCACCCCGAACGGTTTCAAGCTCACGATCGCCCTGGAGGAAATGGGGCTGCCCTACACCGTGATCCCGGTGAACATCGGCGCCGGCGACCAGTTCAAGCCGGAGTTCCTCGCGATCAGCCCGAACAACCGGATGCCGGCGATCGTCGATCCGGAAGGCCCGGACGGCCAGCCGATCTCAATCTTCGAATCCGCGGCGATCCTCCAATACTTGGGCCGCAAGAGCGGCAAGTTCTACGGCGCCAACGAGCGCGAGCGGGCCGAGGTCGAGTCGTGGCTCATGTGGCAGATGGGCGGGCTGGGGCCGATGGCCGGCCAGACCCACCACTTCCGCCAGTACGCGCCCGCCATGATCAGCGACCAGCGCCAGATCGCCTACGGCGCCATCCGCTACACCAACGAAACCAACCGGCTCTATGGCGTGCTGAACAAGCGCCTGGCCGATCGGGAATATGTGGCCGGCGATTACTCGATCGCTGACATGGCGAGTTGGCCGTGGGTTACGCCTTGGCGACTGCAGGGGATCAACATCGAGGAGTTCCCCCACCTCAAGGCCTGGTACGACCGCATCGCCGCCCGCGAGGCTGTTCAGCGCAGCGCCCAGGTGGGCAAGGACCTGACCAGCCGCAATCTCGGCGGCTCAAGCGCCGACGCGGCGGCTGCACGCAATGTTCTCTTCGGGCAACGCGCCCGGTAG
- a CDS encoding RcnB family protein — MKRLILSLVAVAAVAGPMAFSATSALADDRGHGRHERGWDRNDHRGGDHRRGDWDRGDRGRYDGRRDWDRGDRRPHYGNWDRGRHNGYYYQNRWYYGPPPQAYYGNPYYRPGYMSWRRGGHLPPYYRSYVVYDYGRYHLRRPPAGYAWYRVGDDYLLAAIASGIIFDIIANN; from the coding sequence GTGAAGCGCCTTATCCTGAGCCTGGTCGCCGTGGCGGCCGTGGCTGGCCCGATGGCCTTTAGCGCCACCTCAGCCCTGGCCGACGACCGTGGGCATGGCCGCCATGAGCGCGGTTGGGACCGTAACGACCATCGCGGCGGCGACCATCGCCGCGGGGACTGGGACCGCGGCGATCGCGGACGCTATGACGGCCGCCGCGACTGGGATCGTGGCGATCGCCGCCCGCACTACGGGAACTGGGATCGCGGCCGACACAACGGCTACTACTACCAGAACCGCTGGTATTACGGGCCGCCGCCGCAAGCCTATTACGGCAATCCGTACTATCGCCCGGGCTATATGAGCTGGCGGCGCGGCGGGCATCTGCCGCCCTATTACCGCTCCTACGTAGTCTACGACTACGGCCGTTATCACCTGCGCCGGCCGCCGGCCGGCTACGCTTGGTACCGCGTGGGCGACGACTACCTGCTCGCGGCGATCGCCAGCGGGATCATCTTCGACATCATCGCCAACAACTAA
- the gatB gene encoding Asp-tRNA(Asn)/Glu-tRNA(Gln) amidotransferase subunit GatB — MTDTSKLIAGRTGQWEVVLGLEVHAQVASNAKLFSGAAVGFGAEPNQQVSLVDAAMPGMLPVINKHCVEQAVKTGLGLKAQINLKSHFDRKNYFYPDLPQGYQISQFKDPIVGEGEVIVEHDDGTTFKVGIERLHLEQDAGKSLHDQDPNATYVDLNRAGTALMEIVSRPDMRSSAEAAAYVKKLRTILVYLGTCDGDMEKGNLRADVNVSVRKVGDPLGTRCEIKNVNSYRYIQQAIEYEARRQIEILEDGGSIDQETRLFDPNKGETRSMRSKEEAHDYRYFPDPDLLPLELDPAWVKEIEASLPELPDAKKARLQSQYGLSAYDAGVLITEAARADFFEEAAKGRDAKLTANWVTNDLAAKLTAGGLEITESPLKPDAIAELVALIEEGVISSKIAKDVFERMWAGEGRAREIVEKQGLQQVSDTGALEKIIEDLIAGNPGQAASVKEKPQAIGWFVGQVMKATGGKANPGTVNQLLKSKLGVE, encoded by the coding sequence ATGACTGATACGTCGAAGCTGATCGCCGGCCGCACTGGCCAATGGGAAGTGGTTCTTGGGCTGGAGGTTCACGCCCAGGTCGCCTCGAACGCCAAGCTGTTCTCCGGCGCCGCCGTGGGTTTCGGGGCAGAGCCGAACCAGCAGGTGTCGCTGGTCGACGCGGCCATGCCCGGCATGCTGCCCGTGATCAACAAGCACTGCGTCGAGCAGGCCGTGAAGACCGGCCTTGGCCTGAAGGCCCAGATCAATCTGAAGAGCCATTTCGACCGGAAGAACTATTTCTATCCGGACCTGCCGCAGGGCTATCAGATCAGCCAGTTCAAGGATCCGATCGTCGGCGAGGGCGAGGTCATCGTCGAGCATGACGACGGCACGACCTTCAAGGTCGGAATCGAGCGCCTGCACCTTGAGCAGGACGCCGGCAAGAGCCTGCACGACCAGGACCCGAACGCCACCTACGTGGACCTGAACCGCGCCGGCACCGCTCTGATGGAGATCGTCTCGCGTCCAGACATGCGCTCGTCGGCGGAAGCGGCGGCCTATGTGAAGAAGCTGCGGACCATCCTCGTCTATCTGGGCACCTGCGACGGGGACATGGAGAAGGGCAACCTGCGCGCGGACGTGAACGTCTCGGTCCGCAAGGTGGGCGATCCGCTGGGCACGCGCTGCGAGATCAAGAACGTCAACTCGTACCGCTACATCCAGCAGGCCATCGAGTACGAGGCGCGCCGCCAGATCGAAATCCTCGAGGACGGTGGCTCGATCGACCAGGAAACCCGCCTGTTCGACCCGAACAAGGGCGAGACCCGCTCGATGCGCTCCAAGGAAGAAGCGCACGACTATCGCTATTTCCCCGATCCGGACCTGCTGCCGCTGGAGCTGGATCCAGCCTGGGTGAAGGAGATCGAGGCCAGCCTGCCCGAGTTGCCGGACGCCAAGAAGGCTCGCCTGCAATCGCAGTACGGCCTGTCGGCCTACGACGCGGGGGTGCTGATCACCGAAGCGGCGCGCGCCGACTTCTTCGAAGAGGCGGCCAAGGGACGCGACGCCAAGCTCACCGCCAACTGGGTGACCAACGACCTGGCCGCGAAGCTGACGGCAGGCGGGCTCGAAATCACCGAGAGCCCGCTGAAGCCCGATGCGATCGCCGAGCTGGTGGCGCTGATCGAGGAGGGGGTCATCTCCTCGAAGATCGCCAAGGACGTCTTCGAGCGGATGTGGGCCGGGGAGGGCCGCGCTCGCGAGATCGTCGAAAAGCAGGGCCTGCAGCAGGTCTCCGACACTGGCGCCCTGGAGAAGATCATCGAGGACCTGATCGCCGGCAACCCGGGGCAGGCCGCTTCGGTGAAGGAGAAGCCCCAGGCGATCGGCTGGTTCGTGGGCCAGGTTATGAAGGCCACCGGCGGCAAGGCCAATCCGGGAACCGTCAACCAGCTTCTGAAGTCGAAGCTCGGCGTCGAATAG
- a CDS encoding slipin family protein translates to MRQASAMPTTLFFLVALLGLWPAYLAYRAGGPAGGVSASLLVLACAMLVGSATRVASQWERAVVLRLGRFQALRGPGLFFIIPIVDTVAYLIDVRVITSSFKAEKTLTKDTVPVDVDAVLFWRVVDPQRAALDVEDYSSAIAWASQTALRDVIGKTMLADMLEGREKISRELGRIIDERSQPWGVNVISVELKDVLIPASLEDAMSMQAQAERERQARLILGDSERQVAEKFQEAARTYADNPTAFHLRAMNMLYEGLKQNSTIVVVPSSAVDSMNLGALSGVTALGMELERRQGKIREHRPREHKPAPVRPAA, encoded by the coding sequence ATGCGACAGGCCAGCGCGATGCCGACCACCTTGTTCTTCCTCGTCGCCCTGCTGGGCCTGTGGCCAGCGTACCTGGCCTATCGCGCAGGCGGCCCAGCCGGCGGCGTGAGCGCCAGCCTCCTGGTCCTGGCCTGCGCCATGCTGGTGGGGTCGGCGACCAGGGTCGCCAGCCAGTGGGAGCGCGCCGTCGTCCTGCGGCTTGGCCGATTCCAGGCGCTGCGCGGCCCGGGGCTGTTCTTCATCATCCCGATCGTCGACACCGTGGCCTATCTGATCGACGTCCGGGTGATCACCTCGTCGTTCAAGGCCGAGAAGACCTTGACCAAGGACACCGTGCCGGTCGACGTCGACGCGGTGCTGTTCTGGCGCGTCGTCGATCCGCAGAGGGCGGCGCTGGATGTCGAGGATTATAGCAGCGCCATCGCCTGGGCTTCGCAGACCGCCCTGCGCGACGTCATCGGCAAGACCATGCTGGCGGACATGCTCGAGGGCCGCGAGAAGATCAGCCGCGAGCTTGGCCGCATCATCGACGAGCGCAGCCAGCCCTGGGGCGTCAACGTCATCTCTGTCGAACTGAAGGACGTGCTGATCCCGGCCTCCCTGGAGGACGCCATGTCGATGCAGGCCCAGGCCGAGCGCGAGCGGCAAGCCCGGCTCATCCTCGGGGACTCCGAGCGCCAGGTCGCCGAGAAGTTCCAGGAAGCCGCCCGGACCTATGCCGACAACCCCACCGCCTTCCACCTGCGGGCGATGAACATGCTGTACGAGGGGCTGAAGCAGAACTCGACCATCGTGGTCGTGCCCTCCAGCGCCGTCGATTCGATGAACCTGGGCGCCCTCAGCGGCGTCACAGCGCTGGGCATGGAGCTCGAACGCCGCCAGGGGAAGATCCGAGAGCACAGGCCGCGCGAGCATAAGCCCGCGCCGGTGCGCCCGGCGGCCTAG